One Kribbella sp. NBC_00662 genomic region harbors:
- a CDS encoding phosphotransferase family protein, with protein MDEVKVVVAHSERATLQVGDVFLKIDSDQSNIDVEVEAMALAPVPTPEILWRKPPVLALARVPGMALGKLGEPSPASPAAWAAAGAAVRMLHDAPLPPWPGGNLDEITEHLDTECDWLVSSGTLPADLVKRNREVAEAALQPRKPAFIHGDLQITHVFVQDDEVTGIIDWSEASQGDALFDLASLTLGHEEQLPNLLAGYGTDVDLDAIRGWWSLRSLRAARWLVEHGFDPNSPGCEFDVLRARM; from the coding sequence GTGGACGAGGTCAAAGTCGTAGTTGCCCACAGCGAACGAGCGACCCTGCAGGTCGGCGATGTGTTCCTGAAGATCGACTCTGATCAGTCGAATATCGACGTCGAGGTCGAGGCGATGGCTCTGGCGCCGGTTCCGACTCCGGAGATCCTGTGGCGCAAGCCGCCGGTGCTCGCGCTGGCTCGTGTGCCTGGGATGGCGCTCGGCAAGCTCGGTGAGCCTTCGCCCGCGTCGCCGGCGGCATGGGCCGCGGCGGGCGCCGCCGTACGAATGCTGCACGATGCGCCTCTTCCGCCGTGGCCTGGCGGGAACCTCGACGAGATCACCGAGCACCTCGACACCGAATGCGATTGGCTCGTCTCGAGCGGCACTCTTCCCGCCGATCTGGTCAAGCGCAACCGCGAGGTCGCCGAGGCCGCCCTCCAGCCGCGGAAGCCGGCCTTCATCCATGGAGACCTGCAGATCACCCACGTGTTCGTCCAGGACGACGAGGTCACCGGCATCATCGATTGGTCCGAGGCAAGCCAAGGCGACGCCCTCTTCGACCTGGCCAGCCTCACCCTCGGCCACGAGGAGCAGCTACCCAATCTCCTCGCCGGCTACGGCACTGATGTGGACCTCGACGCAATCCGCGGCTGGTGGTCCCTCCGAAGCCTGCGAGCCGCCCGCTGGCTCGTAGAACACGGCTTCGACCCGAACTCGCCAGGCTGCGAGTTCGACGTACTGCGCGCTCGGATGTAA
- a CDS encoding DUF6247 family protein, with the protein MTVQPMQRSPEDPGEILRLMPTRWHEQFLAEYRSALDAARDVSRFQELRDVLKLWRMRAVAYSGPGFEEAIQAARDDRSEEFVSAEQSTYWIG; encoded by the coding sequence GTGACCGTGCAGCCGATGCAGCGTTCGCCGGAGGATCCGGGCGAGATCCTTCGTCTGATGCCGACGCGGTGGCATGAGCAGTTTCTGGCGGAGTACCGCAGCGCACTCGACGCGGCCCGCGATGTGTCGCGTTTCCAGGAGTTGCGCGACGTCTTGAAGCTCTGGCGGATGCGAGCGGTCGCCTACTCCGGTCCAGGCTTCGAGGAGGCGATTCAGGCTGCGCGCGACGATCGATCCGAGGAGTTCGTGTCGGCCGAGCAATCGACGTACTGGATCGGCTGA